The Parvibaculaceae bacterium PLY_AMNH_Bact1 genome window below encodes:
- a CDS encoding cell envelope integrity EipB family protein (Derived by automated computational analysis using gene prediction method: Protein Homology.), with the protein MIDIQSEKRHLKGLNSLTSPQTSSLATGGIVLLAMLWSTGALAEELASHRAVYELQLAESKTSADVGGLSGRMVLEWEGNSCDGYTLSQRLVTEIADTDGRVEVTDVRMTSWESSDGNQFRFEVQQFAGLSLTNTMSGFSDRSESPLVATFTQPDNIILDLPDDVIFPSEFMSSLVASAKAGETMFSAPVFEGAETDKYFLVSSFIGKPSVSEINEVAIDGEGLALDEAPSWPVQVSYFLPNAKEGLPEYQVSYRLYANGVSSNLVLDYGDIVIDGALTELTYLTPDPC; encoded by the coding sequence ATGATAGATATTCAATCTGAAAAGCGGCACTTGAAAGGCTTGAATAGCCTAACATCGCCTCAAACTTCTTCTCTCGCAACCGGCGGAATCGTGCTTCTCGCGATGCTTTGGAGCACCGGTGCTCTTGCGGAGGAACTCGCCAGTCACCGTGCAGTTTATGAGCTTCAATTAGCAGAATCAAAGACGAGCGCTGATGTCGGTGGTTTGAGTGGGCGGATGGTGCTTGAGTGGGAAGGCAATTCCTGTGATGGCTACACCCTGTCACAACGACTTGTGACAGAAATTGCCGATACAGATGGGCGTGTTGAGGTAACCGATGTTCGCATGACTTCCTGGGAGAGTTCTGATGGCAACCAGTTCCGCTTCGAGGTGCAACAGTTCGCCGGCCTTTCTCTAACTAACACGATGTCTGGTTTTTCCGACAGATCTGAAAGTCCGCTGGTTGCGACCTTCACCCAGCCCGACAATATCATCCTTGACTTGCCTGACGATGTTATTTTTCCAAGTGAGTTTATGAGCAGCCTTGTCGCGTCGGCGAAAGCAGGGGAGACCATGTTCAGTGCTCCCGTCTTCGAAGGTGCTGAAACGGACAAGTATTTTTTGGTGAGTTCCTTTATCGGGAAGCCAAGCGTTTCAGAGATCAATGAGGTTGCAATTGACGGCGAAGGACTAGCTCTTGATGAAGCACCTTCTTGGCCGGTTCAGGTGAGCTATTTTTTGCCAAACGCGAAAGAAGGATTACCCGAATATCAGGTTTCTTATCGCCTTTACGCCAATGGCGTGTCGTCGAACCTGGTGCTGGATTATGGCGACATCGTTATTGATGGGGCGCTCACAGAATTGACCTATCTGACCCCCGACCCCTGCTAG
- a CDS encoding hypothetical protein (Derived by automated computational analysis using gene prediction method: GeneMarkS-2+.) — MSTPSELDPGSQLDIDVRDALNELNLDPTQPLIISDADEVLLQFVAGLERYLDGRGLWLDLQTFALSGNIKRKETGEPVPVEETPDLLSGFFKAEAGNLVAVDHAAKALDTLSKRAQIIVLTNVPTAQRDARAESLARQGMNYPVIANKGLKGPAVSHIADAFTAPVFFLDDIPHNLKSVAESHEDSRRLHFIADKRLAKLLPPSEHSHFHSSHWPDAQAFMEAELMAKGF; from the coding sequence ATGAGTACCCCATCGGAATTGGACCCCGGGTCACAACTGGACATTGACGTTCGGGACGCCCTCAATGAGCTCAACCTGGACCCGACCCAGCCGCTGATCATTTCTGATGCAGATGAGGTCCTGCTTCAGTTTGTGGCGGGCCTTGAGCGATATCTGGACGGACGGGGCTTGTGGCTCGATCTCCAGACCTTCGCTCTTTCAGGAAACATCAAACGGAAAGAAACCGGCGAACCTGTTCCTGTTGAAGAAACCCCAGACCTTCTCTCAGGTTTTTTCAAGGCTGAGGCAGGCAATCTCGTAGCAGTTGACCATGCAGCCAAAGCACTGGATACCCTATCCAAACGCGCCCAAATCATCGTGCTAACCAATGTGCCAACCGCGCAAAGGGATGCCAGAGCCGAAAGTCTCGCGCGCCAAGGCATGAACTACCCTGTCATCGCCAACAAGGGTCTCAAAGGTCCCGCCGTAAGTCACATCGCCGATGCCTTTACAGCACCGGTATTTTTCCTGGATGACATTCCACACAATCTGAAATCCGTTGCCGAGTCTCACGAGGACAGCCGCAGACTGCATTTCATCGCGGATAAAAGGCTCGCAAAACTTCTGCCTCCCTCCGAGCATAGCCACTTCCATTCAAGCCACTGGCCCGACGCGCAAGCCTTCATGGAAGCAGAGCTCATGGCAAAGGGGTTCTAG
- a CDS encoding D-glycerate dehydrogenase (Derived by automated computational analysis using gene prediction method: Protein Homology.) translates to MSKPRILVTRKLPPAVEERLQKDYQPSLNDTDEIYGQEELIERAKDTDGLLVTVTDSINRDVIARLPEKTKMIATFSVGYDQIDVAAAQERGITVSNTPGVLTNATADIAMLLLLGAARGAGNGEQAVRQNTWKNWAPTGFLGRDLTGKRLGILGMGRIGQAVAKRARAFDMEIHYHNRNPLSEHEEAGACYHSSLQSLLPNCDFLSIHAASTPQTRGIINENTLHALPPGAIIVNTARGDLVDDDALISALTSGHVGAAGLDVFNNEPDLDQRYRTLPNTFLLPHLGSATLETRNAMGFCALDNLDAFFAGKPLPNPVAL, encoded by the coding sequence ATGTCCAAACCAAGAATCCTTGTTACGCGAAAGCTCCCACCAGCCGTCGAAGAAAGACTGCAAAAAGACTATCAGCCTTCCCTTAACGATACAGATGAAATTTATGGACAAGAAGAGCTGATTGAGCGTGCAAAAGACACCGATGGACTCCTGGTGACGGTAACCGACTCGATTAATCGCGATGTGATCGCGCGTTTGCCAGAAAAAACAAAGATGATCGCCACCTTCTCTGTTGGATATGACCAGATTGATGTGGCGGCAGCCCAGGAACGCGGGATTACGGTGAGCAATACGCCCGGAGTTCTCACCAACGCGACGGCTGATATCGCCATGCTTCTCCTCCTTGGGGCTGCGCGGGGGGCGGGCAATGGAGAACAGGCCGTTCGACAAAACACCTGGAAGAACTGGGCGCCAACTGGGTTTTTGGGCCGCGACCTCACCGGAAAACGTCTGGGCATTCTCGGCATGGGCCGCATCGGGCAAGCGGTGGCAAAACGTGCACGCGCTTTTGATATGGAGATCCACTATCACAATCGAAACCCACTGTCAGAGCATGAGGAGGCCGGTGCGTGCTACCATAGTAGCCTGCAAAGCCTGCTCCCAAACTGCGATTTCCTATCGATCCACGCCGCCTCGACACCGCAAACACGCGGCATAATCAACGAAAACACGCTGCATGCCCTTCCGCCCGGCGCCATTATCGTGAATACCGCCCGTGGCGATCTCGTCGACGATGACGCTCTCATCAGTGCCCTCACCTCTGGCCATGTAGGCGCTGCCGGTCTCGATGTCTTCAACAATGAACCCGATTTGGACCAACGGTACCGAACACTTCCCAATACGTTTCTGCTTCCACATCTGGGCAGTGCGACTCTTGAAACGCGCAATGCCATGGGATTCTGCGCACTAGACAATCTGGACGCGTTCTTCGCCGGAAAACCACTTCCAAACCCCGTTGCGCTCTAG
- a CDS encoding agmatine deiminase family protein (Derived by automated computational analysis using gene prediction method: Protein Homology.), producing MDDYLHSPVGEGFFLPGEWEPHTRCWVQWPSRADRWRDLMPQAYTEAAEVIRTIAAYEPVVVIVGEEDASQARFACGRNKNVQFLELPIDDCWARDTAPMFLSNGENSIAGIAWQFNGWGHSVHGFAQDAALAEKILRHENTKMFTADMVLEGGAISADGYGTVLATEECLLNEDRNPELTRPEIEERLALFLGARKVVWLGGGLAADPTQGQVSRVAVFAGRDRVLVSDVSDPDDLDRATLEDNKAHLDAAVTARGDKLTITSVPLPQNKQVGFDGKPLASNYLDYYVANGAVIVPAYDDPNDAVAASIIGAVFSDRKVVQVPTAVLAIGGGAIRRLTQPEPALPGSSS from the coding sequence ATGGACGATTATTTGCACTCTCCGGTGGGTGAGGGGTTTTTTCTGCCTGGAGAGTGGGAGCCGCACACGAGGTGCTGGGTGCAATGGCCCTCACGGGCTGACCGCTGGCGAGATTTGATGCCTCAAGCTTACACAGAGGCCGCGGAGGTTATTCGCACCATTGCGGCCTATGAGCCTGTGGTGGTGATCGTCGGCGAAGAGGATGCCTCTCAGGCTCGTTTCGCTTGTGGTCGAAACAAAAATGTTCAGTTTCTTGAACTTCCGATTGACGATTGCTGGGCACGGGATACGGCGCCGATGTTTCTGAGCAACGGGGAGAATTCTATTGCGGGCATTGCTTGGCAGTTCAACGGCTGGGGACATTCTGTCCATGGGTTTGCTCAGGACGCCGCGCTCGCGGAAAAAATCCTTCGGCACGAAAACACGAAGATGTTCACGGCCGATATGGTTTTGGAGGGGGGCGCTATTAGCGCTGATGGGTACGGAACCGTGCTTGCGACGGAAGAGTGCCTCCTCAATGAAGACCGCAATCCGGAACTGACTCGTCCAGAAATCGAAGAGCGGCTGGCTTTGTTCCTGGGCGCCAGGAAAGTCGTGTGGCTTGGTGGCGGCTTGGCCGCTGATCCTACTCAGGGACAAGTTAGCCGTGTTGCGGTTTTTGCCGGGCGAGACCGAGTGCTTGTCTCCGATGTGTCAGATCCGGATGACCTTGACCGGGCGACGCTGGAAGACAACAAGGCACATTTGGATGCTGCCGTCACTGCACGCGGCGACAAGCTAACGATCACGTCGGTTCCGTTGCCGCAGAACAAGCAGGTGGGTTTTGATGGGAAGCCGTTGGCATCGAACTATTTGGACTATTATGTCGCAAATGGCGCGGTGATCGTGCCTGCATATGATGACCCAAACGATGCCGTTGCAGCATCAATCATCGGTGCTGTGTTTTCGGACAGAAAAGTTGTGCAGGTCCCAACAGCCGTGCTTGCGATAGGTGGAGGCGCCATTCGGCGTCTCACCCAGCCAGAACCGGCCTTACCGGGTAGCAGTAGCTGA
- a CDS encoding response regulator (Derived by automated computational analysis using gene prediction method: Protein Homology.), which translates to MSKTVLIVEDNELNMKLFHDLLDAHGYQTLQTKDGIEALEIARSNHPDLILMDIQLPEVSGLEVTKWIKEDDNLREIPVVAVTAFAMKGDEEKIREGGCEAYIAKPISVTQFLETVQRFLG; encoded by the coding sequence ATGTCGAAAACGGTTCTTATCGTTGAAGACAATGAGCTCAATATGAAGCTCTTTCACGATCTTCTCGATGCGCACGGATATCAGACCCTTCAAACGAAGGATGGTATCGAAGCGCTGGAAATCGCTCGTTCAAACCATCCAGACCTGATTCTAATGGATATTCAATTGCCGGAAGTCTCTGGCCTTGAGGTCACAAAGTGGATCAAGGAAGATGACAATCTGCGGGAAATCCCTGTCGTTGCCGTTACCGCATTTGCGATGAAGGGCGACGAAGAGAAGATCCGGGAAGGCGGATGTGAGGCTTATATTGCGAAACCGATCTCGGTGACGCAGTTCCTGGAAACGGTTCAGCGTTTTTTGGGGTAA
- a CDS encoding DUF3572 domain-containing protein (Derived by automated computational analysis using gene prediction method: Protein Homology.), whose protein sequence is MHTPLSPEVAESVALQALTHIAADDDLLGAFLAQTGLAVEELKTQATDPALLGGVLDFLMGDEAGLLAFCEAASIEPEMPGLARRSLPGGEEVHWT, encoded by the coding sequence ATGCACACACCCTTGTCCCCAGAAGTCGCCGAATCCGTAGCCCTTCAGGCCCTCACCCATATCGCGGCAGATGATGACCTACTCGGCGCTTTCCTCGCCCAAACAGGTCTCGCGGTGGAAGAACTCAAAACCCAGGCCACTGACCCAGCACTCTTAGGTGGCGTCCTCGATTTCCTCATGGGTGATGAAGCAGGCCTTCTGGCATTTTGTGAGGCTGCCAGCATCGAACCTGAGATGCCAGGCCTGGCCCGACGATCCCTCCCCGGTGGCGAAGAGGTGCATTGGACATGA
- a CDS encoding HIT family protein (Derived by automated computational analysis using gene prediction method: Protein Homology.), producing the protein MAYDDNNIFAKILRGEAPCIKVYEDDKTFSFMDVMPQADGHTLVIPKAPAENLFDLEPGHYAALAQVTQKIAAAVKQAIGSPGVMIAQLNGAEAGQTVFHFHNHIIPRWSGLEMKLHAREMADMGKLEEQAQKIRAAL; encoded by the coding sequence ATGGCCTATGACGACAACAATATTTTCGCAAAAATTCTGAGAGGCGAAGCCCCGTGCATCAAAGTCTATGAAGACGACAAGACATTTTCGTTCATGGACGTGATGCCACAGGCCGATGGGCACACCCTCGTTATCCCCAAAGCACCCGCAGAGAACCTTTTTGACCTTGAGCCGGGGCACTATGCAGCACTTGCACAGGTAACCCAGAAAATTGCGGCAGCCGTTAAGCAGGCGATCGGGTCACCCGGTGTGATGATCGCTCAGTTGAATGGAGCGGAAGCAGGACAAACCGTTTTCCATTTCCACAACCATATCATTCCGCGTTGGAGTGGCTTGGAGATGAAGCTCCACGCGCGCGAGATGGCCGACATGGGCAAACTGGAAGAACAAGCACAGAAAATTCGCGCCGCTCTTTGA
- a CDS encoding GGDEF domain-containing protein (Derived by automated computational analysis using gene prediction method: Protein Homology.), with amino-acid sequence MGQQIPNEPVVEAFSESIHPVIDTMEMRLRCELLREAQESVDPDTVVVKALEYAAEAEQRIAELNARVRTLESLAKTDELTGLLNRRGFYDAVRRELQQSARHKETGVLAYIDLDEFKPINDSLGHAAGDEVLRAVGRQLGTNIRATDFAARLGGDEFAVLFVRADHIPARKRARVMLEELNNLTVTWKRKKIQVGASMGLANYTGETAFEELLAQSDRAMYREKRKATESRSATATR; translated from the coding sequence ATGGGCCAACAGATACCAAATGAGCCAGTTGTAGAGGCATTTAGCGAGAGCATTCATCCTGTGATTGACACGATGGAAATGCGCCTTCGCTGCGAACTGCTAAGAGAAGCACAAGAGTCAGTGGACCCCGACACGGTTGTCGTCAAAGCCCTTGAATACGCAGCCGAGGCGGAACAGCGTATTGCAGAACTCAATGCCCGCGTCCGTACGTTGGAATCTCTGGCAAAAACTGACGAGCTTACAGGTCTGCTCAATCGGCGCGGTTTCTATGACGCCGTGCGTCGTGAACTCCAACAGTCAGCCCGCCACAAAGAAACCGGTGTGCTTGCCTACATCGATCTCGACGAGTTCAAACCCATCAATGACAGCCTAGGCCATGCAGCAGGCGATGAAGTCCTCCGCGCAGTTGGCAGGCAGCTGGGCACAAACATTCGGGCGACTGACTTTGCAGCACGCCTTGGTGGTGACGAATTTGCCGTGCTTTTTGTTCGCGCAGACCACATCCCGGCTCGCAAACGCGCGCGGGTCATGCTCGAAGAACTGAACAACCTGACAGTGACCTGGAAACGGAAGAAAATCCAGGTAGGCGCAAGCATGGGGCTTGCCAACTACACCGGCGAAACAGCATTCGAAGAATTGCTCGCACAATCTGATCGGGCGATGTACCGCGAAAAACGGAAAGCAACAGAAAGCCGCTCAGCTACTGCTACCCGGTAA
- a CDS encoding ROK family protein (Derived by automated computational analysis using gene prediction method: Protein Homology.), translating into MRLGVDLGGTKIEAILMDKDGKIVDRKRVPTPRGYYDKTVLAIRDLVGDVSRDALSTLPVGIGIPGTVSPATGLIKNANSTWLIGKPFDKDLEAALERPVRLANDADCFALSEAADGAGAGHVSVFGVILGTGVGGGLVINGGLVTGPNAIAGEWGHNALPWPNPSELPGPSCYCGKTGCIETWLSGPSLEQQATSEGLSDLRALEIADAARSGESTALTLIEQYADRLARALAGVINILDPNVIVLGGGLSAMDQLYSLVPQKWGAHVFSDTVVTTLKPNTHGDSSGVRGAAWLWPDTEVH; encoded by the coding sequence ATGAGACTTGGAGTGGACCTGGGCGGGACCAAAATCGAAGCCATCTTGATGGATAAAGATGGAAAGATAGTCGACCGAAAACGTGTCCCCACACCCCGCGGGTACTACGATAAAACCGTGCTGGCTATCCGCGATCTTGTCGGTGATGTCAGCCGCGATGCACTCAGCACATTGCCCGTTGGAATCGGCATCCCGGGAACCGTCTCCCCTGCAACGGGCCTCATCAAAAACGCAAACTCCACCTGGTTGATTGGCAAGCCTTTCGACAAAGACCTGGAAGCAGCACTGGAGCGGCCGGTCCGCCTCGCGAACGACGCAGACTGTTTCGCCCTTTCAGAGGCCGCTGACGGTGCAGGCGCAGGTCATGTGTCAGTCTTCGGCGTTATCCTCGGGACAGGTGTCGGCGGCGGGCTCGTGATCAATGGAGGCCTGGTCACCGGTCCAAATGCCATAGCGGGCGAATGGGGCCACAACGCCCTCCCCTGGCCCAACCCGTCAGAACTCCCAGGGCCGAGCTGTTATTGTGGAAAAACAGGCTGCATCGAAACCTGGTTGTCAGGACCCTCATTGGAACAACAAGCAACTTCCGAAGGCCTATCAGATCTCAGGGCGTTGGAAATCGCCGATGCGGCGCGATCGGGCGAAAGCACAGCTCTCACGCTCATAGAACAATATGCAGACCGGCTGGCTCGCGCCCTCGCAGGTGTGATCAACATCCTTGATCCGAATGTGATTGTGCTTGGCGGAGGCCTCTCCGCGATGGATCAGCTCTATTCTCTTGTTCCGCAAAAATGGGGGGCACATGTCTTCTCAGACACCGTAGTTACGACCCTGAAGCCAAATACCCATGGGGACTCAAGTGGCGTCCGGGGCGCTGCGTGGCTGTGGCCAGATACAGAGGTCCACTGA
- a CDS encoding GNAT family N-acetyltransferase (Derived by automated computational analysis using gene prediction method: Protein Homology.), giving the protein MGDAEQLVMKVVPRMEEIPAAAWDACANPGGEVADVPFLSHAFLKALEESGSATAKTGWAPHHLILEEPDGSLAGVVPMYMKNHSQGEYVFDYGWADAFERAGGNYYPKLQVSVPFTPATSRRILARPGLFQERTEDQLTAGMIELARQLDVSSVHLTFLPESQWSRLGELGFLQRTDQQFHWLNNDYGTFDDFLTDLASRKRKNLRKERERAVENGIEIEWITGSDLTETHWDAFFEFYTDTGMRKWGSPYLTREFFSMIGETMADETLLIMAKREGRYVAGALNFVGSETLFGRNWGCIEHHPFLHFEVCYYQAIDFAISRGLRKVEAGAQGAHKLARGYLPTHTYSAHYIANPSFREAVEHYLEQERRHIDHDIAALSRHAPFRQTDDKT; this is encoded by the coding sequence ATGGGTGATGCCGAGCAGTTGGTGATGAAGGTTGTCCCCCGTATGGAAGAAATTCCAGCGGCTGCCTGGGATGCCTGCGCCAATCCAGGCGGCGAAGTTGCGGACGTTCCATTCCTTTCACACGCATTCCTGAAAGCGCTAGAGGAAAGTGGATCAGCTACCGCCAAAACCGGTTGGGCACCGCACCACCTCATCCTCGAAGAGCCAGACGGCAGTCTTGCTGGCGTAGTGCCAATGTATATGAAGAACCATAGCCAGGGCGAATATGTCTTCGACTATGGTTGGGCCGATGCTTTTGAGCGCGCCGGGGGTAACTACTACCCAAAATTGCAAGTCTCGGTGCCTTTCACGCCAGCCACCAGCCGACGCATTCTGGCCCGCCCCGGTCTGTTTCAGGAACGGACTGAAGACCAGCTCACAGCGGGCATGATCGAACTGGCGCGGCAACTCGACGTCTCGTCCGTGCACCTCACTTTCTTACCCGAAAGCCAGTGGTCAAGGCTGGGAGAGCTCGGCTTTCTTCAAAGAACGGACCAGCAGTTTCATTGGTTGAACAATGACTACGGAACTTTTGACGACTTTCTGACAGACCTTGCGTCCCGCAAGCGAAAGAACCTCCGCAAAGAACGTGAACGCGCGGTCGAAAACGGCATCGAAATCGAATGGATAACGGGCTCCGACCTGACAGAAACCCACTGGGACGCCTTCTTCGAATTCTATACCGACACCGGCATGCGCAAATGGGGCTCGCCCTACCTCACCCGTGAGTTCTTTTCTATGATCGGCGAAACCATGGCCGACGAAACGCTGCTCATCATGGCAAAGCGTGAAGGTCGTTATGTAGCCGGAGCGCTCAATTTTGTGGGCTCAGAAACCCTGTTCGGCAGAAATTGGGGCTGTATCGAACACCATCCATTCCTGCATTTTGAGGTTTGCTATTATCAGGCCATCGATTTTGCCATCTCCAGAGGATTGCGGAAGGTCGAAGCAGGTGCGCAAGGCGCCCACAAACTCGCACGTGGTTATTTGCCAACGCACACCTATTCCGCCCACTATATCGCCAACCCAAGCTTCCGGGAGGCTGTCGAGCACTATCTTGAACAGGAGCGGCGTCATATAGACCATGACATTGCCGCACTAAGCAGACACGCACCCTTTCGGCAAACTGACGACAAGACCTAG
- a CDS encoding DNA polymerase IV (Derived by automated computational analysis using gene prediction method: Protein Homology. GO_function: GO:0003684 - damaged DNA binding [Evidence IEA]; GO_function: GO:0003887 - DNA-directed DNA polymerase activity [Evidence IEA]; GO_process: GO:0006281 - DNA repair [Evidence IEA]): MALPTHGYCRDCLTPVPKDKNRCPACRRPRVLHHPELHKLSIAHLDCDAFYAAVEKRDNPELKDKPVIIGGGKRGVVSTACYIARIRGVGSAMPMFKALKACPDAVVVKPNMEKYAKAGGEVRALMRELTPLVEPLSIDEAFMDLSGTERLHHAPPALTMLRLVNRIEEEIGITVSVGLSFNKFLAKVASDLNKPRGFSIIGEAEAMDFLSDKPVSIIWGVGKAFNAKLKKDGITLVRHLRQYEESALMARYGSMGRRLWQLSNCQDSRRIKPHGAAKSISAETTFFDDISNIDELKRKLWPLCERVAKRAKKAEIAGKTVTLKLKTASFKSRTRSQTLPNPTLLADVLYETALPLLEPEADGTPFRLMGIGISSLTDADLADPADLLNPGATRRADAERAMDSVRAKFGEDAITKGRGLKR, translated from the coding sequence ATGGCTCTGCCCACACACGGTTATTGTCGAGATTGCCTCACGCCCGTACCGAAGGACAAAAACAGGTGCCCCGCCTGCCGACGCCCGAGAGTTCTGCACCACCCAGAACTCCACAAGCTCAGCATTGCCCATCTGGACTGCGATGCCTTCTACGCCGCCGTCGAAAAACGTGACAACCCTGAACTCAAAGACAAACCGGTTATCATCGGCGGCGGCAAACGCGGCGTAGTAAGCACCGCTTGTTACATTGCTCGTATTCGCGGTGTTGGCTCCGCCATGCCCATGTTCAAAGCTCTCAAGGCCTGCCCAGACGCCGTTGTCGTAAAACCAAACATGGAGAAATACGCAAAGGCTGGCGGTGAAGTTCGCGCCTTGATGCGCGAACTCACTCCGTTGGTGGAACCGCTTTCCATCGACGAAGCATTCATGGATTTAAGTGGAACCGAGCGCCTGCACCACGCCCCACCGGCCCTCACCATGCTGCGCCTTGTGAACCGCATTGAGGAGGAAATTGGGATCACAGTCTCGGTCGGCCTGAGTTTCAACAAGTTCCTCGCAAAGGTGGCATCAGACCTCAACAAACCGCGGGGCTTCTCGATCATCGGCGAAGCAGAAGCCATGGACTTTCTCAGCGACAAGCCCGTCTCGATCATCTGGGGTGTCGGTAAGGCCTTCAATGCAAAATTGAAGAAGGACGGCATCACACTCGTCCGTCATTTGCGCCAGTACGAAGAAAGTGCGTTGATGGCGCGCTATGGCTCCATGGGACGCCGCCTGTGGCAACTCTCCAACTGTCAGGACAGTCGCCGGATTAAGCCTCATGGCGCAGCCAAAAGCATTTCCGCCGAAACGACATTTTTTGACGACATTTCCAATATCGACGAACTAAAACGCAAGCTTTGGCCGCTCTGCGAACGTGTTGCCAAGCGTGCCAAGAAAGCTGAGATCGCCGGAAAGACCGTGACGCTGAAGCTTAAGACGGCAAGCTTTAAGTCCCGCACCCGCAGCCAAACACTTCCCAACCCAACGCTCCTGGCAGATGTCCTTTATGAGACAGCGCTTCCCCTTCTGGAGCCCGAAGCTGACGGCACACCTTTTCGTCTGATGGGGATTGGCATCTCGTCTCTGACAGATGCGGACCTGGCAGACCCAGCCGACCTTCTCAATCCCGGCGCCACCCGACGCGCCGACGCAGAACGCGCCATGGACAGTGTTCGTGCGAAATTCGGCGAGGACGCCATCACAAAAGGGCGCGGCCTAAAACGCTGA
- a CDS encoding RidA family protein (Derived by automated computational analysis using gene prediction method: Protein Homology.) produces MSESTADKLSKLGITLPKPTPAAGTYSPYIISGNLVFISGQVPVGPGGLEFQGKVGDKFNAEEGKSAARLCALNILSQLSAALDGNLDRVTRCVKLGGFVNSVPEFGDHPAVMNGASDLMVEVFGDKGKHARFAVGAPSLPFDVAVEVEAIFEIA; encoded by the coding sequence ATGAGTGAAAGTACCGCAGACAAGTTGAGCAAATTGGGGATCACCCTTCCAAAACCAACACCTGCAGCGGGGACTTACTCGCCGTATATCATTTCAGGCAATCTTGTCTTCATCTCCGGTCAGGTCCCTGTAGGACCCGGCGGCTTGGAGTTTCAAGGCAAGGTCGGTGACAAATTTAATGCGGAAGAGGGAAAATCCGCTGCTCGTCTCTGCGCACTCAACATATTGTCCCAACTCTCCGCGGCGCTTGACGGCAACCTAGACCGCGTAACACGTTGCGTGAAACTGGGTGGTTTCGTGAATTCGGTGCCTGAGTTCGGCGATCATCCAGCTGTCATGAATGGAGCCTCCGATCTCATGGTTGAAGTGTTTGGAGACAAGGGAAAACATGCCCGCTTCGCGGTCGGCGCCCCCTCGCTACCTTTCGACGTAGCTGTTGAAGTCGAAGCCATCTTCGAGATTGCGTGA